In Streptomyces sp. NBC_01426, one genomic interval encodes:
- a CDS encoding sugar ABC transporter substrate-binding protein produces MNTRMRRAAVAVAAGAMAVSLAACGSAKEAGDKPKDSGAAKGDAIKIGLLLPENQTARYEKFDKPLIEKKVADLTGGKAEVVYANAKQDATTQNSQVDTMITNKVNVLIIDAVDAKAIAGSVKRAKDAGIPVVAYDRLAEGPIDAYTSFDNEEVGKVQGKALLEALGDKAKDGQIVMMNGSVTDPNAALFKKGAHSVLDGKVNVGKEYDTKEWKPENANTNMAGALSAIGKDKVIGVYSANDGMAGGIITALKAAGLSPLPPVTGQDAELAGVQRIVAGEQFMSVYKPYAPEAAAAAEMAVALAKGEKIDGIINQKVDSPTTKGVPSVLIPVVSLTKNNIKDTVIKDGVYTADEICTDKYAANCTTLGLK; encoded by the coding sequence ATGAACACTCGTATGCGTAGAGCCGCCGTAGCCGTCGCCGCCGGCGCCATGGCCGTATCGCTTGCCGCTTGTGGCAGTGCGAAGGAGGCCGGCGACAAGCCGAAGGACTCGGGCGCCGCCAAGGGTGACGCGATAAAGATCGGTCTGCTCCTCCCGGAGAACCAGACCGCGCGCTACGAGAAGTTCGACAAGCCGCTGATCGAGAAGAAGGTCGCCGACCTCACGGGCGGCAAGGCCGAGGTCGTCTACGCGAACGCCAAGCAGGACGCGACCACGCAGAACTCGCAGGTCGACACGATGATCACCAACAAGGTGAACGTCCTGATCATCGACGCCGTGGACGCCAAGGCCATCGCCGGTTCCGTCAAGCGGGCCAAGGACGCCGGCATCCCGGTCGTGGCCTACGACCGCCTCGCCGAGGGCCCGATCGACGCCTACACCTCCTTCGACAACGAAGAGGTCGGCAAGGTCCAGGGCAAGGCGCTCCTGGAGGCGCTGGGCGACAAGGCCAAGGACGGCCAGATCGTCATGATGAACGGCTCCGTCACCGACCCGAACGCCGCCCTGTTCAAGAAGGGCGCGCACTCCGTCCTCGACGGCAAGGTGAACGTCGGCAAGGAGTACGACACCAAGGAGTGGAAGCCGGAGAACGCCAACACCAACATGGCGGGCGCGCTCTCCGCGATCGGCAAGGACAAGGTCATCGGCGTCTACTCCGCCAATGACGGCATGGCCGGCGGCATCATCACCGCCCTCAAGGCGGCCGGCCTGTCCCCCCTGCCCCCGGTCACCGGTCAGGACGCCGAACTCGCCGGTGTGCAGCGCATCGTCGCCGGTGAGCAGTTCATGAGCGTGTACAAGCCGTACGCCCCGGAGGCCGCCGCCGCGGCCGAGATGGCCGTCGCCCTCGCCAAGGGCGAGAAGATCGACGGAATCATCAACCAGAAGGTCGACAGCCCGACCACCAAGGGCGTCCCGTCCGTGCTGATCCCGGTCGTCTCGCTCACCAAGAACAACATCAAGGACACCGTCATCAAGGACGGCGTCTACACGGCCGACGAGATCTGCACCGACAAGTACGCGGCCAACTGCACCACCCTCGGCCTGAAGTAA